ATTCTGACTGTATGGACTATGGAAAAGTAAATTTAGTTACAGAAGAATTTATAAAAAGATTATTTGATGGAGTAGATAGCACAGGAAAATTAAAGAAAGAAAAGCATTTATTTGGCTCAGGGATAACTCCTGTAGGATGTTTAGATTATACAGAACATATTTTAAAGGATGTAGGTAAGGTTTATTATTTATCAGGAGAAATAGGCGCTGGAAAAACTACACTTTTGAGTAAAGTGTATAAAAAAGCTATTGAGAAAGGTTTGAATGTAGAAGTTTATCACTATCCACTTATTCCTGAAAAAATTGAAACTATATTATTAACTGATTTAGATATAGGAATAACTATAAGTAGTACTTTTAAAGATGAAGATACAATTGATTTAAATCAATTTTTAAATAGAGAAAAATTACTTAAATACGAAGAAGATATTAAATTTGATGAAAAAGTTTTAGATGACTTAATTTGTTGGTCAATTTTAAATCTTAAAAGAGCTAAATCAAAACATGATATTATAGAAAGCTACTATAGCCCTAACATGAGATTTGATGAAGTAGGAAAATTGAGAGATGAATTAGTTAAGAGAATCTCAAAGTATGAGGAAAATATATAAAATATGTCTGTTTAAAATTAATATTAACTAGTATATATAATCAACAGCAAACTGATATAGCTTTGAAGCTATGGAAGTTTGCTGTTTTTTGCTATAATTTAAACAGATAAATCTTTGCACAAAAAGACAAGAAAATTTAGAGAATTTATTATAAAATATGGGGGTACATATGAAATGCAATGGCTAGAAGGATTACAACAATCTATTGATTATATTGAAGAAAATATTTTAGAAAAGTTAGATTATGAATATTTAGCAAGGTATACAAATATGTCAGTTTTTTATTATCAACGAATGTTTAGTGTATTAGTAGGTATCTCTGTTGGTGAATATATTAGGAATAGAAGATTAACTTTATCT
This sequence is a window from Clostridioides difficile. Protein-coding genes within it:
- a CDS encoding ATP-binding protein; this translates as MEGKIKKAFPGGNTSQGSYSFFDYIIPENVNRVFCLKGGPGVGKSSLMKKIYKEFLHRGYDIELYHCPSDPSSLDGVVIKKLGVVLMDATAPHTVDPKLPGALDEIINLGDYWNTEELEKNRQEISNYDKDISNAFKRAFKFLKSAEPIFRDIEEKYSDCMDYGKVNLVTEEFIKRLFDGVDSTGKLKKEKHLFGSGITPVGCLDYTEHILKDVGKVYYLSGEIGAGKTTLLSKVYKKAIEKGLNVEVYHYPLIPEKIETILLTDLDIGITISSTFKDEDTIDLNQFLNREKLLKYEEDIKFDEKVLDDLICWSILNLKRAKSKHDIIESYYSPNMRFDEVGKLRDELVKRISKYEENI